In Citrus sinensis cultivar Valencia sweet orange chromosome 4, DVS_A1.0, whole genome shotgun sequence, one DNA window encodes the following:
- the LOC102631485 gene encoding uncharacterized protein LOC102631485 encodes MEATTAASGMMTAINFLATSPTPRTFVPTTSLSSRWLSKPKKPNLLVVYAPRVNNLLSFLTHCSTKPDTNTNNETDQDSTIEHNSNSKSNQGNAPSSSNSDEALGASLSPSNSSSSRGLVLDLGSTNSWDSGEIGSPVVKRFLGDDEERWYMWYHGNSGEKPGSDSVGLAISSNGIHWERGNGPVRTSNDVGLVMNCGKDWWAFDTLSIRPSEVAIMSSNKVRASSAVYWLYYTGYSSEKMNFLDYDSLEFNLENPERFQVGNLLSGENGLKRKINKSLPGLAISQDGRHWARIEGEHHSGALFDVGSDEDWDSLFIAAPQVVFHGNGDLRMYYHSFDVEKGEFGIGIARSRDGIKWVKLGKIMGGGIRGSFDEFGVKNACVARNKKDGKYLMAYEGVGADGSSSIGLAVSTGGLKGWRRFQDNTMLKAEVEAEDGWDNKGIGSPYLVQMDGDSDEWRLYYRGIGNGGRTGIGLAVSEGSDVRKFTRWTGFSV; translated from the coding sequence ATGGAAGCTACAACTGCAGCATCGGGCATGATGACGGCAATAAACTTCCTTGCAACTTCGCCAACCCCACGAACGTTTGTCCCCACAACATCCTTATCATCGCGATGGCTTTCCAAACCCAAAAAACCAAACCTGCTCGTTGTTTATGCTCCAAGAGTTAATAATCTTCTCTCTTTCCTCACTCATTGCTCCACAAAACCAGACACCAACACGAACAATGAAACAGACCAAGATTCAACAATTGAGCATAACTCAAACTCAAAATCCAACCAGGGTAATGCACCATCAAGTTCAAATTCAGATGAAGCACTTGGCGCTTCTTTATCACCTTCAAATTCTTCTAGTTCTAGAGGATTGGTGCTTGATTTAGGTTCAACAAATTCATGGGACAGCGGTGAAATTGGTTCACCAGTGGTCAAAAGATTCCTCGGTGATGATGAAGAGAGATGGTACATGTGGTACCATGGCAATTCTGGTGAAAAGCCAGGTTCAGATTCTGTTGGTTTAGCAATTTCAAGCAATGGGATTCACTGGGAGAGAGGTAATGGGCCAGTTAGAACTAGCAATGATGTGGGTTTGGTCATGAATTGTGGCAAAGATTGGTGGGCATTTGATACTTTGAGCATTAGACCTAGTGAGGTTGCGATCATGTCCAGTAATAAAGTTAGAGCCTCAAGTGCTGTTTACTGGCTTTATTATACTGGTTACAGTAgtgagaaaatgaattttttagattatgaTTCTTTGGAGTTCAATTTAGAGAACCCTGAAAGGTTTCAAGTTGGCAATTTGTTGAGTGGTGAAAATGGTTTAAAGCGGAAGATTAATAAGTCCTTGCCGGGTTTAGCAATAAGCCAGGATGGAAGGCATTGGGCAAGAATTGAAGGGGAGCATCACAGTGGAGCATTGTTTGATGTTGGCTCGGATGAAGATTGGGATTCTTTATTCATCGCCGCCCCACAGGTTGTCTTTCATGGAAATGGTGATCTAAGGATGTACTACCATTCATTTGATGTCGAAAAAGGTGAATTTGGCATTGGCATTGCAAGGTCTAGAGATGGAATCAAGTGGGTGAAATTGGGGAAGATAATGGGAGGGGGAATAAGAGGTTCTTTCGATGAATTTGGGGTAAAGAACGCGTGTGTTGCAAGGAACAAGAAGGATGGGAAGTATCTGATGGCGTATGAAGGTGTTGGTGCTGATGGGAGTAGTAGTATTGGATTGGCAGTGTCAACTGGTGGATTAAAGGGATGGAGGAGATTTCAAGACAACACCATGCTTAAGGCTGAGGTTGAAGCTGAGGATGGATGGGACAATAAGGGAATTGGGTCACCTTATTTAGTGCAAATGGATGGAGACAGTGATGAATGGAGGTTGTATTACAGAGGTATTGGAAATGGAGGGAGAACTGGGATTGGTTTAGCAGTTTCTGAAGGGAGCGATGTTAGAAAGTTCACAAGATGGACGGGTTTCAGTGTATAG
- the LOC102631177 gene encoding uncharacterized protein LOC102631177 — translation MSFMKGDLLMKTRKLVKGMAKAEPVWLKAMEQAPPATFPRAEGKVQKIRLPEDVYIKKFFQKHPESLYHDDIQINGFEPVPARLFAQRVLEFKEQGVNEEEAMQVADMEYRAEKKMKKNAYSRLKEIAHLLGKSPPPNPYPSAIKKIQAKERKYVRDRFYNPSIVKMVQVMKEERAAEAQDRMRGGGW, via the exons ATGTCATTTATGAAAGGAGATTTACTGATGAAAACTAGAAAGCTGGTCAAGGGCATGGCCAAGGCCGAGCCTGTGTGGCTCAAAGCCATGGAACA ggCTCCTCCTGCAACATTCCCACGTGCCGAAGGAAAAGTTCAGAAGATTAGGCTCCCAGAGGATGTCTACATAAAGAAGTTCTTTCAGAAGCATCCGGAATCGCTTTATCACGATGACATCCA GATAAATGGTTTCGAACCAGTTCCAGCCCGTTTATTTGCTCAGCGGGTGCTTGAGTTTAAAGAGCAAGGAGTTAATGAGGAGGAAGCTATGCAAGTGGCTGAC ATGGAATATCGAgcagagaagaaaatgaaaaagaacgCATATTCTCGATTGAAGGAAATTGCTCATCTTCTGGGGAAGAGCCCTCCTCCTAACCCATATCCTAGTGCTATAAAGAAGATACAAGCAAAGGAGAGGAAGTATGTCCGTGACCGTTTCTATAATCCTAGCATTGTCAAAATGGTGCAAGTGATGAAAGAGGAGAGGGCAGCTGAAGCACAGGACAGAATGAGAGGGGGTGGCTGGTAA